The following are from one region of the Ferrimicrobium sp. genome:
- a CDS encoding metalloregulator ArsR/SmtB family transcription factor, whose translation MIPAKSRAPMDVFDVASCQAPDIDLDSIDRIDDQMLAKVTKALGNPTRVKIIRLLSEQRVCVTGDLVAQLPLAQSTISEHLRILREAQLIQGEIEGPRTSYCINQRMLTAFKQAVAEL comes from the coding sequence ATGATCCCAGCCAAATCTCGCGCTCCGATGGACGTCTTCGACGTCGCCAGCTGTCAAGCGCCAGACATCGACCTCGATAGCATTGATCGCATCGATGACCAGATGTTGGCCAAGGTCACCAAGGCGCTCGGCAATCCGACGCGTGTGAAAATCATTCGCCTCCTCAGCGAACAGCGAGTCTGCGTAACCGGTGACTTAGTCGCCCAGCTCCCGCTCGCGCAGTCCACCATCTCAGAGCACCTGCGAATTCTGCGCGAAGCTCAGCTCATCCAGGGGGAGATCGAGGGCCCAAGAACTTCTTACTGTATCAACCAGCGCATGCTCACGGCATTCAAACAAGCGGTAGCCGAACTCTAG
- a CDS encoding arsenic transporter yields MAVVLFLVTLLLVVWQPRGLSIGISALGGAIVALIVGVDQVANVATVWGIVWNATITFVAIIIVSLILDRIGFFEWAALHVLRLAKGSAIRAFVYLLVLGALVASVFANDGAALILTPIVYQQTRALGFDRRRALPFVMAAGFIADTTSLPFVVSNLVNIVTATFFHVGFITYTSRMAPIDIVSFLASLGVLLLYYRRSLPRSYDHQSLAQPASAIRDRRLFRVGWIVLGVLLVGYLFSEPFHFPVSIPASVVALIFLAAASRSSVLSSRAILREAPWRIVVFSVGMYLVVYGLYNAGLTAYLSRGLARASHHGVVVTSLVGGFGAGILSAIMNNMPTTLIGALSIRGAHLVGVAHSVAVYALVVGADIGPKFTPIGSLATLLWLHVLDTKGIKITWGQYFRQGIVLAAPVLAITLLALAGWILVLH; encoded by the coding sequence GTGGCGGTCGTCCTGTTCCTCGTGACGCTCCTGCTGGTCGTCTGGCAGCCACGGGGTCTCTCGATTGGCATCTCGGCGCTTGGCGGAGCGATCGTCGCGCTGATCGTCGGTGTGGATCAAGTCGCCAACGTGGCGACCGTATGGGGCATCGTGTGGAATGCCACGATAACTTTTGTGGCGATCATCATCGTCTCCCTGATCCTGGATAGGATCGGGTTCTTTGAATGGGCGGCACTGCATGTGTTGCGCTTGGCCAAAGGCAGTGCCATTCGCGCCTTCGTGTACCTGCTGGTTCTTGGAGCGTTGGTGGCATCGGTGTTTGCCAACGATGGGGCCGCGCTGATCTTGACCCCGATCGTCTATCAGCAGACACGGGCGCTTGGCTTCGATCGTCGCCGGGCTTTACCGTTCGTGATGGCGGCTGGCTTTATCGCAGATACCACCAGCCTTCCATTCGTTGTGTCGAATCTCGTAAACATTGTTACCGCCACCTTCTTCCACGTAGGCTTTATCACCTACACCTCGCGGATGGCGCCCATTGATATCGTGTCGTTTCTCGCAAGCCTGGGAGTGCTCCTCCTCTACTACCGGAGGTCGTTGCCACGAAGCTACGATCATCAATCGCTCGCACAACCCGCAAGTGCAATCCGTGACCGTCGGCTGTTCCGGGTAGGTTGGATCGTTCTTGGAGTCCTACTGGTTGGATACCTCTTCTCTGAGCCGTTTCATTTCCCAGTATCGATCCCCGCCTCAGTAGTGGCACTGATCTTCCTGGCGGCTGCGAGCCGCTCGAGTGTTCTCTCCAGTCGCGCGATTCTTCGGGAGGCGCCGTGGCGTATCGTCGTCTTCTCGGTGGGGATGTACCTGGTGGTATATGGCCTTTATAACGCCGGCTTGACCGCCTACCTATCGCGCGGGTTGGCCCGCGCGAGCCACCACGGGGTGGTCGTTACCTCGCTCGTTGGTGGATTTGGTGCCGGCATCCTCTCGGCGATCATGAACAACATGCCCACAACGCTCATCGGCGCCCTCTCGATCCGGGGAGCCCATCTCGTCGGTGTCGCGCATTCGGTGGCCGTCTATGCCCTCGTGGTTGGGGCGGATATTGGTCCTAAATTTACGCCGATCGGGTCGTTGGCAACGCTGTTGTGGCTCCATGTTCTTGACACCAAGGGAATTAAAATTACCTGGGGTCAGTACTTTCGACAGGGTATCGTGCTGGCAGCGCCGGTGCTCGCCATCACCCTGCTTGCGCTGGCCGGTTGGATACTCGTCCTGCACTGA
- a CDS encoding MFS transporter: MSRRSTNLAIAVVAGAQLMITLDLTIVNVALPSIHTALHFTPSSLAWVVNAYTLVFGGLLLLGGRSGDLFGRRKMFTIGTLLFAGASLFGGLATTATWLLTGRALQGIGAAIASPTALALISTNFVEQKERGRAFAIYSAVSVAGVAIGLLLGGVLTQYVSWRWVFFVNAPIAILLAYTAPKVLQESTRVRTRIDLGGALIGTAGLAGLVYGIINASSHTWTTPSTVIPGLVGIVLLVVFVVIERHVTAPIINFVILKSRDRAGAIGMILFVMAGMYSIFFFLTQYMQQVMGYSPTKTGLAFLPMTLGIIFFAQVAARSLHRLGPKIFMMFGGLAITVAMFLLSFIGPHSSYVDILIPLLIMSAGSGLSFVSIFPTATHGVKPEEAGMASALVNVGQQVGGTIGLSVLVTIAVSATRRRAGSLQSAIVHHQLTPAVVGVIAEVHGWAMSFRLASVFGLVAFAIATIVVTRFKNPADDVAGGEAMAF; the protein is encoded by the coding sequence ATGTCACGTCGGAGCACCAACCTAGCGATCGCCGTGGTCGCGGGGGCCCAGTTGATGATCACCCTTGATCTCACTATCGTCAACGTCGCTCTTCCATCCATCCATACCGCACTGCACTTCACTCCCTCGTCATTGGCGTGGGTCGTCAACGCTTACACCCTGGTCTTTGGGGGCCTACTGCTGTTGGGTGGACGCTCAGGCGACCTCTTCGGCCGGCGCAAGATGTTCACTATCGGTACTCTGCTCTTTGCTGGTGCAAGCCTGTTCGGCGGTCTAGCCACCACGGCAACATGGCTGCTAACGGGACGTGCCCTCCAGGGCATTGGTGCTGCCATCGCTTCGCCAACCGCTCTTGCTTTGATCTCGACCAACTTCGTCGAGCAAAAGGAACGAGGACGAGCCTTTGCAATCTACTCAGCGGTCTCAGTGGCTGGTGTCGCCATTGGACTGTTGCTCGGCGGTGTCTTGACCCAGTATGTCTCCTGGAGATGGGTTTTCTTCGTCAACGCTCCGATCGCTATCCTCTTGGCCTACACCGCACCTAAAGTCCTCCAAGAGAGCACCAGAGTGCGTACCAGGATCGACCTGGGCGGAGCACTGATCGGAACTGCTGGTCTGGCTGGCCTCGTCTACGGCATTATCAATGCCTCGTCGCATACCTGGACGACCCCATCGACCGTCATTCCAGGCCTCGTAGGCATCGTCCTGCTCGTCGTCTTCGTCGTAATTGAGCGTCACGTCACGGCTCCGATTATCAACTTTGTCATCTTGAAGAGCCGCGATCGTGCCGGTGCAATCGGCATGATCCTGTTCGTGATGGCCGGCATGTATAGCATCTTCTTCTTCCTTACCCAGTACATGCAACAGGTCATGGGCTACTCACCCACGAAGACCGGGCTCGCATTCTTGCCGATGACCCTTGGAATCATCTTCTTTGCTCAAGTTGCTGCACGCTCGTTGCATCGCCTGGGACCAAAGATCTTCATGATGTTCGGTGGGTTAGCCATCACGGTTGCTATGTTTCTCCTCTCCTTCATCGGCCCCCATAGCAGCTACGTCGATATCCTCATTCCCCTGTTGATCATGTCAGCTGGATCGGGGCTCTCGTTCGTCTCCATCTTCCCCACAGCCACGCACGGCGTCAAGCCTGAAGAAGCAGGCATGGCCTCAGCACTAGTCAATGTCGGCCAACAGGTCGGCGGCACGATTGGCCTCTCGGTGCTCGTGACGATCGCGGTTTCCGCGACCCGGCGCCGAGCAGGATCGCTCCAGAGTGCTATCGTGCACCACCAACTCACGCCCGCCGTGGTCGGCGTCATCGCCGAGGTACACGGCTGGGCCATGAGTTTCCGCCTAGCCTCGGTCTTTGGTCTCGTCGCCTTCGCCATCGCGACGATTGTCGTCACGAGATTTAAAAACCCGGCTGACGATGTTGCTGGTGGCGAGGCGATGGCCTTCTAG
- a CDS encoding Dabb family protein, whose protein sequence is MIRNVVMMKLTPDHDATVLDGLIRRLQGLGCPGTLSYTIGLDAGLREGNWTLAIVADFRDIESYRGYDNDEEHNRLRAELAPLILEVARIQFEL, encoded by the coding sequence ATGATTCGCAACGTTGTCATGATGAAATTGACTCCCGACCACGACGCCACCGTGCTTGATGGGCTCATTAGACGCCTGCAAGGATTAGGTTGCCCAGGAACACTCTCCTACACCATCGGTCTCGACGCTGGGCTGCGTGAGGGGAACTGGACCTTAGCGATCGTCGCTGACTTCCGAGATATCGAATCCTATCGCGGCTACGACAACGACGAGGAACATAACCGATTACGCGCCGAACTCGCCCCGCTCATTCTCGAGGTTGCCCGAATCCAGTTTGAACTCTAA